A window from Candidatus Nitrospira neomarina encodes these proteins:
- the trxA gene encoding thioredoxin, with the protein MSDLVAKADAANWDGEVLKSSEVVMVDFWAVWCGPCQMVAPIVDELAQEYQGKLKVMKLNTDDAPEVAGKYQIMSIPSILFFKDGQVVEKIVGARPKQQFKQVIDSLLAQSTSPA; encoded by the coding sequence GTGTCTGATTTAGTGGCCAAAGCCGATGCAGCGAATTGGGATGGGGAAGTACTGAAATCTTCAGAGGTCGTGATGGTGGATTTCTGGGCAGTTTGGTGTGGACCCTGTCAAATGGTGGCCCCAATCGTCGATGAGCTTGCACAGGAATATCAGGGAAAACTTAAAGTCATGAAGCTCAATACCGATGATGCTCCCGAAGTTGCGGGGAAATATCAAATCATGAGTATCCCAAGTATTCTCTTCTTCAAGGATGGCCAAGTTGTCGAAAAAATTGTTGGTGCAAGACCGAAGCAACAATTCAAACAAGTTATTGACTCGCTCCTGGCTCAATCCACGTCTCCTGCCTGA